Proteins from a single region of Desulfolutivibrio sulfoxidireducens:
- a CDS encoding efflux RND transporter periplasmic adaptor subunit: MTSDLDKLRIDKSGKSAQARGGKSRIRLAAAILVAAAIVAAFFAFSPSSHTVEAGKAAMAYPSRALTLLTASGYVVAERKASLATKATARLVWIGVEEGSTAKRGDIVARLENEDVTAALERAVAQLETARHRISEARAEVTDAALHHTRMSRLVKNDYVARSEHDSATARKDKAAAALAQAETELAAREAAVAEARANLEYTLIRVPFNAVVLTKNADVGDIISPLGASANAKAAVVSIADLSSLQVEVDVSESNLAKVRQGEPCEITLDAYPDERFQGMVHMIVPTADRTKATVMVKIRFHTLDPRIMPEMSAKAAFLSRPLGPGEDVPRLAVPARAVTKRDGRDVVYRITDGRAELLEVTVTAPLGDMVEVSGPVSPGDRLVLSPPASIKNGDAIDIKEG, translated from the coding sequence ATGACCTCCGACCTCGACAAGCTGCGCATCGACAAGTCCGGAAAATCCGCCCAGGCGCGCGGAGGCAAAAGCCGTATCAGGCTCGCGGCGGCCATCCTCGTCGCGGCCGCCATCGTGGCCGCCTTTTTCGCCTTTTCCCCCTCCTCGCACACCGTGGAGGCGGGCAAGGCGGCCATGGCCTATCCTTCCCGGGCCCTGACCCTCCTCACCGCCAGCGGCTACGTGGTGGCCGAACGCAAGGCCTCCCTGGCCACCAAGGCCACGGCCCGGCTGGTGTGGATCGGGGTCGAGGAGGGAAGCACGGCGAAACGGGGCGACATCGTGGCCAGGCTCGAAAACGAGGATGTGACCGCCGCCCTGGAGCGCGCCGTAGCGCAATTGGAGACCGCCCGGCACCGCATCAGCGAGGCCAGGGCCGAAGTGACCGACGCCGCGTTGCACCACACCCGCATGTCCCGGCTGGTGAAAAACGACTATGTGGCCCGTTCCGAACACGACTCGGCCACGGCCCGCAAGGACAAGGCCGCCGCCGCCCTGGCCCAGGCCGAGACCGAGCTGGCGGCCCGCGAGGCGGCTGTGGCCGAGGCCCGGGCCAACCTGGAATACACGCTCATCCGGGTGCCGTTTAACGCCGTGGTCCTGACCAAAAACGCCGACGTGGGCGACATCATCTCCCCCCTTGGGGCCTCGGCCAACGCCAAGGCCGCCGTGGTCAGCATCGCCGACCTGTCCTCGCTCCAGGTCGAGGTGGACGTGTCCGAATCGAACCTGGCCAAGGTCAGGCAGGGCGAGCCCTGCGAGATCACCCTGGACGCCTACCCCGATGAACGCTTCCAGGGTATGGTGCACATGATCGTGCCCACAGCCGACCGCACCAAGGCCACGGTCATGGTCAAGATCCGCTTCCACACGCTTGATCCCCGAATCATGCCCGAGATGAGCGCCAAGGCGGCCTTCCTCTCCCGGCCCCTGGGCCCCGGCGAGGACGTCCCCAGGCTGGCTGTGCCGGCCCGGGCGGTCACCAAACGCGACGGCCGGGATGTGGTCTACCGCATCACCGACGGCCGGGCCGAGCTTCTCGAGGTCACGGTCACGGCCCCCCTGGGCGACATGGTCGAGGTGTCCGGCCCCGTCTCCCCCGGGGACCGGCTGGTGCTCTCGCCCCCGGCCTCGATCAAAAACGGGGACGCCATCGACATCAAGGAAGGCTGA
- a CDS encoding HAMP domain-containing sensor histidine kinase produces the protein MNPFRHSLGVKIAAVAFAATLLVFAGIFVVDFSWYQDNLLLELKASSDFSAELLQMAVEEPMKKGDDAATIRQFENLSQYGHLALFLTDAKGTVTYSNRQSALRRHVAGLIPPGSFKDMLDLGLTRPLDHSALLHIDGAPYFAEVKTVQNAPSCHHCHGASRPILGAVVMLQNVSGQYARLTQFHFRRTAFLFLGLAALLAGLLYYIHRVFITRVGTITQKTEEVTGGNLDVRFDVGGSDELSRLSEHLTTMVAGRKRAEGKLAGLNRDLEKLVARRTRDLARKAAELETANRRLVELDRMKTVFLSTVSHEFKTPLTAVLGFARLMARRFHRDILPETLGRRDDFGRSAAQIAENLPIMIEEGERLAELIDKVIDLTDLESGSVEWKMAPMDLGRTAARAVENVRQTARAKNLALTLEADDGPYDMRGDQDRLTAALGHLLKNAVAFTTEGGVTCRVRRVDDELAVDVIDTGRGISPVDQEAIFETFRQLGDHLTDKPGGTGLGLAIARAVARGHGGRITVQSVPGQGSVFTLSVPLTPPAPDELDQTREAP, from the coding sequence ATGAACCCGTTTCGACATTCCCTGGGCGTGAAAATCGCCGCCGTGGCCTTTGCGGCAACCCTCCTCGTGTTCGCCGGCATCTTCGTCGTGGACTTCAGTTGGTACCAGGACAACCTGCTGCTCGAACTCAAGGCCTCCTCGGATTTCAGCGCCGAACTCCTGCAGATGGCCGTGGAGGAACCCATGAAAAAGGGCGACGACGCGGCCACCATCCGGCAATTCGAAAATCTTTCCCAATACGGCCATCTGGCCCTTTTCCTGACCGACGCCAAAGGCACCGTCACCTATTCCAACCGGCAAAGCGCCCTGCGCCGACACGTGGCCGGTCTGATCCCCCCCGGAAGCTTCAAGGACATGCTCGATCTCGGCCTGACCCGTCCCTTGGACCACAGCGCCCTCCTGCACATAGACGGCGCCCCCTACTTCGCCGAGGTCAAAACCGTCCAGAACGCCCCGTCCTGCCACCATTGCCACGGCGCCTCCCGCCCCATCCTCGGGGCTGTGGTCATGCTCCAAAACGTCAGCGGCCAATACGCGCGGCTCACGCAATTCCATTTCAGGCGCACCGCCTTCTTGTTTCTGGGTTTGGCCGCCCTTTTGGCCGGCCTTTTGTATTATATCCATCGGGTTTTCATCACCCGGGTGGGGACCATCACCCAAAAAACCGAGGAGGTCACCGGCGGCAACCTGGACGTGCGCTTCGACGTGGGCGGCAGCGACGAACTCTCCCGGTTGTCCGAACACCTGACGACCATGGTCGCCGGACGCAAGCGGGCCGAGGGCAAGCTGGCGGGCCTCAATCGCGATCTGGAGAAACTGGTCGCCCGACGCACCCGGGACCTGGCCCGAAAGGCCGCCGAACTCGAGACGGCCAACCGCCGTCTGGTGGAACTCGACCGCATGAAGACCGTGTTTTTGTCCACGGTCTCCCATGAATTCAAGACCCCTCTGACCGCGGTCCTGGGCTTCGCCCGGCTCATGGCCAGGCGCTTTCACCGGGACATCCTTCCGGAAACCCTCGGCCGCCGGGACGATTTCGGCCGTTCCGCAGCCCAGATCGCCGAGAACCTGCCGATCATGATCGAAGAAGGGGAACGTCTGGCCGAGCTTATCGACAAGGTCATCGACCTGACCGATCTGGAATCGGGCAGCGTCGAATGGAAGATGGCCCCCATGGACCTGGGCCGCACGGCCGCGCGGGCCGTGGAGAATGTCCGCCAGACCGCCAGGGCCAAAAACCTGGCCCTGACCCTTGAGGCCGACGACGGCCCGTACGACATGCGCGGCGACCAGGACCGCCTGACGGCGGCCCTGGGCCACCTTTTGAAAAACGCCGTGGCCTTCACCACCGAAGGCGGCGTGACCTGCCGGGTGCGCCGGGTCGACGACGAACTGGCTGTGGATGTGATCGATACGGGCCGGGGCATCTCCCCCGTGGACCAGGAGGCCATCTTCGAGACCTTCCGCCAACTCGGCGACCACCTCACGGACAAGCCGGGCGGCACGGGCCTTGGCCTGGCCATCGCCCGGGCCGTGGCCCGGGGCCACGGCGGCCGGATCACCGTGCAAAGCGTTCCGGGCCAGGGCAGCGTCTTCACCCTGTCCGTGCCGCTTACGCCACCCGCGCCGGATGAACTTGACCAAACACGCGAAGCGCCGTAA
- a CDS encoding A/G-specific adenine glycosylase, translating to MSFTERLLSWYAHNRRPLPWRQDPTPYRVLVSEVMLQQTQAPRAAAYFERFIRSFPDFASLAAADPDQVLKAWEGLGYYSRARNLQAAAKIIVARGDGFFPTTLEDIQALPGVGPYTAGAVAALALGLGHVAVDANVERVLARTHDIDTPIKERAARTRVRELAEGLAPAGRAGDFTQALMELGEVVCRPKNPSCAVCPLADICQARHLDIVAERPVRSQSRSITPITVATAVLRHQGHFFIQRRRPGGAWGNLWEFPGGRVEPGESPRDAAVRELLEETGFAATIEAPLGVIRHGYTTYRVTLHCYLLSPADPAPPGLPSPMLAAAVESRWAVLSDLEGLAFPAGHRKLIDSLQSDLRFS from the coding sequence GTGAGCTTCACCGAAAGGCTTCTGTCCTGGTACGCGCACAACCGCCGTCCCCTGCCCTGGCGCCAGGACCCCACCCCCTACCGGGTGCTGGTCTCCGAGGTCATGCTCCAGCAGACCCAGGCCCCCCGGGCCGCCGCCTATTTCGAACGCTTCATCCGGAGTTTCCCGGACTTCGCGTCCCTGGCCGCCGCCGACCCCGACCAGGTGCTCAAGGCCTGGGAGGGCCTGGGCTATTATTCCCGGGCCAGAAACCTCCAGGCCGCGGCCAAAATCATCGTCGCCCGGGGGGACGGCTTTTTCCCGACGACCCTGGAGGACATCCAGGCCCTGCCCGGGGTCGGCCCGTACACCGCCGGGGCCGTGGCCGCCCTGGCCCTGGGCCTTGGCCACGTGGCTGTGGACGCCAACGTGGAGCGGGTGCTGGCCCGCACCCACGACATCGACACCCCCATAAAGGAACGCGCCGCCAGGACCCGGGTCCGCGAGTTGGCCGAGGGGCTTGCCCCGGCGGGCCGGGCCGGGGACTTCACCCAGGCCCTCATGGAGCTTGGCGAGGTGGTCTGCCGCCCCAAAAATCCGTCCTGCGCCGTCTGCCCCCTGGCGGATATATGCCAGGCCAGACACCTGGACATCGTGGCCGAGCGGCCGGTCAGAAGCCAAAGCCGGTCCATCACGCCCATCACCGTGGCCACGGCGGTCCTTCGCCACCAGGGACATTTTTTCATCCAGCGCCGCCGGCCCGGCGGGGCCTGGGGCAACCTGTGGGAGTTCCCCGGCGGCCGTGTGGAGCCGGGCGAATCCCCGCGGGACGCGGCCGTGCGCGAGCTTCTCGAGGAGACGGGCTTTGCGGCCACGATCGAGGCCCCCCTTGGGGTCATCCGCCACGGCTACACCACCTACCGGGTGACCCTGCACTGCTACCTGCTCTCCCCCGCCGACCCGGCCCCGCCCGGCCTGCCTTCCCCGATGCTGGCCGCCGCTGTGGAATCCCGCTGGGCCGTCCTGTCCGATCTGGAGGGGCTGGCCTTCCCCGCCGGACACCGCAAGCTCATCGACTCCCTGCAAAGCGATTTGCGCTTTTCATGA
- the ftsH gene encoding ATP-dependent zinc metalloprotease FtsH, with protein MEKHYKFSIWYVIIAIWGVFLLNNLIVSSYGPKNLPYSDFLTALKNGEIVDVAVTGDVISGTMKTTDKGEAKDVPFVTRRVDPSLSDELAKYNVTFRGQPESTFFRDLLSWVLPILLFFGIWYFMIQRMNPGGGGVMAFGRNKAKVFAEKDIDTRFTDVAGCDEAKDELKEIIDYLKTPERFQVLGGRMPKGVLLIGPPGTGKTLLARAVAGEAGVPFFSISGSEFVEMFVGVGAARVRELFTQAREKAPCIIFIDELDAIGKARGMAVMGGHDEREQTLNQLLVEMDGFDPRVGVIIMAATNRPETLDPALLRAGRFDRQVLVDKPDVAGRLAILEVHAKKIKLAPEVDLSVMAKKTPGFSGADLANAINEAALLAARRDKQAVDMDDLDEAVDRIVAGLEKKNRVINPKEKEIVAYHETGHAITAHFTPGADKVHKISIVPRGIGALGYTQQLPTEDRYLMTRSELVGRIDVLLGGRAAEDIVFGDVSTGAHNDLQRATDIARAMVSEYGMGKTLGPATFPRQNRPVFLTPEQAPLAGREYSEATAARLDEEVKAILDDRLERVSTLLAEKRPALERVARELLDKEVLDDARFEALLDMPKDSGSDS; from the coding sequence ATGGAAAAGCATTACAAATTCTCCATCTGGTACGTGATCATCGCCATCTGGGGCGTGTTTTTGCTCAACAACCTCATCGTGTCCTCCTACGGCCCGAAGAACCTGCCCTACAGCGACTTCCTGACGGCGCTGAAAAACGGGGAGATCGTGGACGTGGCCGTCACCGGGGACGTCATCTCCGGGACCATGAAGACCACGGACAAGGGCGAGGCCAAGGACGTCCCGTTCGTCACCAGGCGCGTGGACCCGAGCCTGTCCGACGAACTGGCCAAATACAACGTGACCTTTCGGGGCCAGCCCGAGAGCACCTTTTTTCGCGACCTTCTGTCCTGGGTGCTGCCCATCCTGCTCTTTTTCGGCATCTGGTACTTCATGATCCAGCGCATGAATCCCGGCGGCGGCGGGGTCATGGCCTTTGGCCGCAACAAGGCCAAGGTCTTCGCGGAAAAGGACATCGACACCCGCTTCACCGACGTGGCCGGATGCGACGAGGCCAAGGACGAGCTCAAGGAGATCATCGACTACCTGAAGACGCCCGAGCGCTTCCAGGTCCTGGGCGGCCGCATGCCCAAGGGCGTTTTGCTGATCGGCCCTCCCGGAACGGGAAAAACCCTGCTGGCCCGGGCCGTGGCCGGCGAGGCCGGGGTGCCGTTTTTCTCCATCTCGGGCTCGGAGTTCGTGGAGATGTTCGTGGGCGTGGGCGCGGCGAGGGTGCGCGAACTCTTCACCCAGGCCCGGGAAAAGGCCCCGTGCATCATCTTCATCGACGAGCTCGACGCCATCGGCAAGGCCCGGGGCATGGCCGTGATGGGCGGCCACGACGAGCGCGAGCAGACCCTGAACCAGCTTCTGGTGGAGATGGACGGCTTCGATCCCCGGGTGGGGGTGATCATCATGGCCGCCACCAACCGGCCCGAGACCCTGGACCCGGCCCTTCTTCGGGCCGGACGCTTCGACCGCCAGGTGCTGGTGGACAAGCCCGACGTGGCCGGACGGCTGGCCATCCTCGAGGTCCATGCCAAAAAGATCAAGCTGGCCCCGGAGGTGGACCTGTCGGTGATGGCCAAAAAGACCCCGGGCTTTTCCGGCGCGGACCTGGCCAACGCCATCAACGAGGCCGCCCTGCTGGCCGCGCGGCGCGACAAACAGGCCGTGGACATGGACGACCTGGACGAGGCCGTGGACCGCATCGTGGCCGGCCTGGAGAAGAAAAACCGGGTCATAAACCCCAAGGAAAAAGAGATCGTGGCCTATCACGAGACCGGCCACGCCATAACCGCCCACTTCACCCCGGGCGCTGACAAGGTGCACAAGATCTCCATCGTGCCCAGGGGCATCGGGGCCCTGGGCTACACCCAGCAACTGCCCACCGAGGACCGCTACCTGATGACCAGGTCCGAGCTCGTGGGCCGCATCGACGTGCTTCTGGGCGGCCGGGCGGCCGAGGACATCGTGTTCGGGGACGTGTCCACGGGCGCGCACAACGACCTGCAGCGGGCCACGGACATCGCCCGGGCCATGGTCAGCGAATACGGCATGGGGAAAACCCTCGGCCCGGCCACCTTCCCCCGCCAGAACCGTCCCGTGTTCCTGACCCCGGAGCAGGCCCCGCTGGCCGGCCGGGAATACAGCGAGGCCACGGCCGCCCGCCTCGACGAGGAGGTAAAGGCCATCCTGGATGATCGTCTGGAGCGCGTCTCCACCCTTTTGGCCGAAAAACGCCCGGCCCTCGAGCGCGTGGCCCGGGAGCTCCTGGACAAGGAAGTCCTGGACGACGCCCGCTTCGAGGCCCTCCTGGACATGCCCAAGGATTCCGGAAGCGACTCGTGA
- the tuf gene encoding elongation factor Tu, protein MGKAKFERTKPHVNIGTIGHIDHGKTTLTAAITKLASMKGFGEYIPFDQIDKAPEEKERGITIATAHVEYQTDKRHYAHVDCPGHADYIKNMITGAAQMDGGILVVAATDGPMPQTREHILLARQVGVPQLVVFMNKVDLVDDPELLELVELEVRELLTKYGFPGDDVPVIKGSALKALESGDIKSPDAAPIFELLDACDSFIPEPKRDIDKPFLMPIEDVFSISGRGTVVTGRVERGTVTVGEEVEIVGIKPTVKTTCTGVEMFRKILDKGMAGDNVGVLLRGIKRDDVERGQVLAKPGSITPHRKFKAEVYVLTKEEGGRHTPFFTGYRPQFYFRTTDITGVVTLDEGVEMVMPGDNATFNVEMIAPIAMEKGLRFAIREGGRTVGAGVVSEIVE, encoded by the coding sequence ATGGGCAAGGCGAAATTCGAGCGGACCAAGCCGCACGTCAACATCGGCACCATCGGCCACATCGACCACGGGAAGACCACCCTGACCGCGGCCATCACCAAGCTGGCCAGCATGAAGGGCTTTGGCGAATACATTCCCTTCGACCAGATCGACAAGGCGCCGGAAGAGAAGGAACGCGGCATCACCATCGCCACGGCCCACGTGGAATACCAGACCGACAAGCGCCACTACGCCCACGTGGACTGCCCGGGTCACGCCGACTACATCAAGAACATGATCACCGGCGCGGCCCAGATGGACGGCGGCATCCTGGTGGTGGCGGCCACGGACGGCCCCATGCCCCAGACCCGGGAGCACATCCTTCTGGCCCGTCAGGTGGGCGTGCCCCAGTTGGTGGTGTTCATGAACAAGGTCGACCTGGTGGACGATCCCGAGCTTTTGGAGCTGGTCGAGCTTGAGGTCCGCGAGCTTCTCACCAAGTACGGGTTCCCTGGCGACGACGTGCCGGTGATCAAGGGCAGCGCCTTGAAGGCCCTGGAGTCCGGGGACATCAAAAGCCCGGACGCGGCCCCGATCTTCGAGCTTCTGGACGCCTGCGACTCGTTTATCCCCGAGCCCAAGCGGGACATCGACAAGCCGTTTCTGATGCCCATCGAGGACGTGTTCTCCATCTCCGGCCGGGGCACCGTGGTCACCGGGCGTGTGGAGCGCGGCACCGTGACCGTGGGCGAGGAAGTGGAGATCGTGGGCATCAAGCCCACGGTCAAGACCACCTGCACGGGCGTGGAAATGTTCCGCAAGATCCTGGACAAGGGCATGGCCGGGGACAACGTGGGCGTGCTTTTGCGGGGCATCAAGCGCGACGACGTGGAGCGCGGGCAGGTTTTGGCCAAGCCGGGTTCGATCACCCCGCACCGCAAGTTCAAGGCCGAGGTCTACGTCCTGACCAAGGAAGAGGGCGGTCGGCACACCCCGTTTTTCACCGGCTACCGTCCGCAGTTCTATTTTCGGACCACGGACATCACCGGGGTGGTGACACTTGACGAGGGCGTGGAAATGGTCATGCCCGGGGACAACGCCACGTTCAACGTGGAGATGATCGCGCCCATCGCCATGGAAAAGGGCCTGCGCTTCGCCATCCGCGAGGGCGGCCGGACCGTGGGCGCGGGCGTCGTTTCGGAAATCGTGGAGTAA
- the rpmG gene encoding 50S ribosomal protein L33, whose amino-acid sequence MRINIQLQCTECKRRNYATEKNKKNTTGRLEIKKYCPFDHKHTVHRETK is encoded by the coding sequence ATGCGCATCAATATCCAGCTTCAGTGCACCGAATGCAAAAGGCGTAACTACGCCACCGAAAAGAACAAGAAAAACACCACCGGTCGGTTGGAGATCAAGAAGTATTGTCCCTTCGACCACAAACATACCGTACATCGCGAGACCAAGTAG
- the secE gene encoding preprotein translocase subunit SecE gives MVTKKTETDEAAQKAVPSKAETGKSGGRGAAKASARGEAGAPVSMVKGKIDKAREFYEQARVELKKVTWPTRKETVNTGVAVLLLVVVMSLFLGLVDLGLARLVELILA, from the coding sequence ATGGTCACGAAAAAGACTGAAACGGACGAAGCGGCGCAAAAGGCCGTCCCCTCCAAGGCCGAGACGGGAAAGTCCGGAGGTCGGGGCGCGGCCAAGGCGTCGGCCAGGGGCGAGGCCGGCGCGCCGGTTTCGATGGTGAAGGGGAAGATCGACAAGGCCAGGGAATTTTACGAGCAGGCCAGGGTGGAACTCAAGAAAGTCACCTGGCCGACCCGCAAGGAAACCGTGAACACCGGCGTCGCCGTGTTGCTCCTGGTTGTCGTCATGTCCCTTTTTCTCGGCCTGGTGGACCTTGGGCTGGCCAGGCTGGTGGAACTTATCCTCGCCTGA
- the nusG gene encoding transcription termination/antitermination protein NusG, whose translation MTNELEHNAPLDLDAGSPVSRWYIVHTYSGFEHRVEQTIREMMRTLQDDGLIEEVVVPTEKIVELVKGEKKTSTRKFYPGYVMIKMIMNDKTWHLVQNIPRVTGFIGGKNQPTPMRDSEAQKILSMMVSRQEQPRPKYHFERGDDVRVIDGPFGGFNGVVEDVNYDKGKLRVSVSIFGRQTPVELDFVQVSKN comes from the coding sequence ATGACGAACGAGCTTGAACACAACGCCCCGCTGGATCTCGACGCCGGCTCGCCGGTCAGCCGGTGGTACATCGTCCACACCTATTCCGGGTTCGAGCATCGCGTGGAGCAGACCATCCGGGAGATGATGCGCACGCTCCAGGACGACGGCCTCATCGAGGAAGTGGTCGTGCCCACGGAAAAGATCGTGGAACTGGTCAAGGGCGAGAAAAAAACCTCCACCCGGAAGTTCTACCCGGGCTATGTCATGATCAAGATGATCATGAACGACAAGACCTGGCATCTGGTGCAAAATATCCCGCGGGTCACCGGGTTTATCGGCGGCAAGAACCAGCCCACGCCCATGCGCGATTCCGAGGCCCAGAAAATCCTGAGCATGATGGTCAGCCGGCAGGAACAGCCCCGGCCCAAGTATCACTTCGAGCGCGGCGACGACGTTCGGGTCATTGACGGTCCGTTCGGGGGATTCAACGGCGTGGTGGAAGACGTCAACTACGACAAGGGAAAACTTCGGGTGTCCGTGTCCATCTTCGGCCGCCAGACCCCCGTTGAACTCGATTTCGTGCAGGTCAGCAAGAACTGA
- the rplK gene encoding 50S ribosomal protein L11, producing the protein MAKKITAKIKLQIPAGVANPSPPVGPALGQHGVNIMEFCKAFNARTMEQKGVITPVVITVYADRSFTFITKTPPAAVLLLKAARLDKGSGEPNKNKVGKVTREQIEEIAKTKMPDMTAKDLEAACHTIAGTARSMGLEIAN; encoded by the coding sequence ATGGCCAAGAAAATCACCGCCAAAATCAAGCTCCAGATTCCCGCCGGGGTGGCCAATCCCTCCCCGCCCGTCGGTCCCGCCCTCGGGCAGCACGGCGTGAACATCATGGAATTCTGCAAGGCGTTCAACGCCCGGACCATGGAACAAAAGGGCGTGATCACCCCGGTGGTCATCACCGTCTACGCCGACAGGTCGTTCACCTTCATCACCAAGACCCCCCCGGCCGCCGTGTTGTTGCTCAAGGCGGCCAGGCTCGACAAGGGATCGGGCGAGCCCAACAAGAACAAGGTCGGCAAGGTCACCCGGGAGCAGATCGAAGAGATCGCCAAGACCAAGATGCCGGACATGACCGCCAAGGATCTGGAAGCCGCCTGCCATACCATCGCCGGTACCGCCCGCAGCATGGGGCTTGAGATCGCCAACTGA
- the rplA gene encoding 50S ribosomal protein L1, translating to MPKHGKKYRDAVKDIDLNAAYNVDEAMRMALQASFATFDETVDVAMCLGVNPKYSDQMVRGAVTLPHGLGKVVRIAAFCKGDKEAEARAAGADFVGADELIEKIKGGWLDFDKAVATPDMMAQVGKIGKILGPRGLMPNAKTGTVTFDIASAIGELKAGRVEFRVDKAGVLHAPLGKRSFGPEKLLENFRALIDTVMRLKPSSAKGTYLRTMAVATTMGPGIKVDTLSVRKFLEG from the coding sequence ATGCCCAAGCACGGAAAAAAATACCGCGACGCGGTGAAAGATATCGATCTGAACGCCGCATACAATGTCGACGAGGCCATGCGCATGGCCCTGCAGGCATCCTTCGCCACATTCGACGAGACCGTCGACGTGGCCATGTGCCTGGGGGTCAACCCCAAATATTCCGACCAGATGGTTCGCGGCGCGGTGACGTTGCCCCATGGCCTGGGCAAGGTGGTGCGTATCGCCGCCTTCTGCAAGGGCGACAAGGAGGCCGAGGCCAGGGCGGCCGGGGCCGACTTCGTCGGGGCCGACGAACTCATCGAGAAGATCAAGGGCGGCTGGCTCGATTTCGACAAGGCCGTGGCCACTCCGGACATGATGGCCCAGGTGGGCAAGATCGGCAAGATCCTTGGCCCCCGGGGGCTTATGCCCAACGCCAAGACCGGCACCGTGACCTTCGACATCGCCTCGGCCATCGGCGAACTCAAGGCCGGCCGGGTGGAGTTTCGGGTGGACAAGGCCGGCGTGCTGCACGCCCCACTGGGCAAGCGCTCCTTCGGTCCCGAGAAGCTCCTCGAGAACTTCCGGGCCCTGATCGATACCGTCATGCGCCTGAAACCCTCTTCCGCCAAGGGCACCTACCTGCGGACCATGGCCGTGGCCACCACCATGGGCCCTGGCATCAAGGTGGATACCCTCTCCGTGCGCAAATTCCTGGAAGGTTGA
- the rplJ gene encoding 50S ribosomal protein L10 has product MQKARKSEIIEALRAKADRAGIAVVTDFKGLKVEELTDLRVKLRAAGLDYQVVKNTLARKAVQGGTHEALAVHFKENCAVAFGYDDPVVAAKVLVDYAKTSKKFAIRLASLSGKIIDEQGVKDLSTLPGKPELLAMLLGTMNAVPTSFVSLFANMIRGLLYALNGVKEKKEAA; this is encoded by the coding sequence GTGCAAAAAGCGCGAAAAAGCGAGATCATCGAGGCTCTGCGCGCCAAGGCGGACCGGGCCGGCATTGCGGTGGTCACCGACTTCAAGGGGCTCAAGGTCGAGGAATTGACCGATCTGCGAGTCAAGCTCCGCGCCGCGGGGCTGGACTACCAGGTGGTCAAGAACACCCTGGCCCGCAAGGCGGTGCAAGGCGGAACCCACGAGGCCCTGGCCGTCCACTTCAAGGAAAACTGCGCCGTGGCCTTCGGGTATGACGACCCGGTCGTCGCGGCCAAGGTCCTGGTGGATTATGCCAAGACGAGCAAGAAGTTCGCCATTCGCCTGGCGAGCCTGTCCGGGAAGATCATTGACGAGCAAGGCGTCAAGGATCTCTCCACGCTGCCGGGCAAACCCGAACTTCTGGCCATGCTTCTGGGCACCATGAACGCCGTACCCACCAGCTTCGTCAGCCTGTTCGCGAACATGATCCGCGGACTCCTGTACGCCTTAAACGGCGTCAAGGAAAAAAAGGAAGCCGCTTAA
- the rplL gene encoding 50S ribosomal protein L7/L12 translates to MSVTKEQVVEFISNMTVLELAEFIKELEEKFGVSAAAPAMAMAVAAPAAAAAEAEEEKTEFDVILTGSGANKIGVIKVVRALTGLGLKEAKAKVDELPSTIKEAVSKAEAEDAKKQLDEAGAACEIK, encoded by the coding sequence ATGTCTGTGACCAAAGAGCAGGTCGTTGAATTCATTTCCAATATGACCGTGTTGGAACTGGCCGAGTTCATCAAGGAACTCGAAGAGAAGTTTGGTGTTTCCGCCGCCGCCCCGGCCATGGCCATGGCCGTGGCCGCCCCCGCCGCCGCCGCCGCCGAGGCCGAGGAGGAGAAGACCGAATTCGACGTCATTCTCACCGGCTCCGGGGCCAACAAGATCGGCGTCATCAAGGTCGTCCGGGCCCTGACCGGGCTTGGCCTCAAGGAGGCCAAGGCCAAGGTGGATGAACTGCCCTCCACCATCAAGGAAGCCGTGTCCAAGGCGGAGGCCGAGGATGCCAAGAAACAGCTCGATGAAGCCGGAGCCGCTTGCGAAATCAAGTAG